The following coding sequences lie in one Anas acuta chromosome 17, bAnaAcu1.1, whole genome shotgun sequence genomic window:
- the CLTCL1 gene encoding clathrin heavy chain 2 isoform X3 codes for MAQILPIRFQEHFQLQNLGINPANIGFSTLTMESDKFICIREKVGEQAQVVIIDMSDPTTPIRRPISAESAIMNPASKVIALKAGKTLQIFNIEMKSKMKAHTMAEEVIFWKWISVNTVALVTETAVYHWSMEGESQPQKMFDRHASLAGCQIINYRTDEHQKWLLLIGISAQQNRVVGAMQLYSVDRKVSQPIEGHAAAFAEFKIEGNAKPSTLFCFAVRSPAGGKLHIIEVGQPATGNQPFVKKAVDVFFPPEAQTDFPVAMQIGIKHGVIYLITKYGYIHMYDLESGVCIYMNRISADTIFVTASHEPTSGIIGVNKKGQVLSVCVEEDNIVNYATNVLQNPDLGLRMAIRSNLAGAEELFARKFNTLFAQGSYADAAKVAASAPKGILRTSDTIRKFQSVPAQPGQASPLLQYFGILLDQGQLNKFESLELCRPVLQQGRKQLLEKWLKEDKLECSEELGDLVKTADPTLALSVYLRANVPNKVIQCFAETGQFQKIVLYAKKVGYTPDWIFLLRSVMRISPDQGLQFSQMLVQDEEPLANINQIVDVFMENSLIQQCTSFLLDALKNNRPAEGHLQTRLLEMNLIHAPQVADAILGNQMFTHYDRAHIAQLCEKAGLLQRALEHYTDLYDIKRAVVHTHLLNPEWLVNFFGSLSVEDSVECLRAMLSANIRQNLQLCVQVASKYHEQLGTQSLVELFESFKSYEGLFYFLGSIVNFSQDPDVHFKYIQAACKTGQIKEVERICRESNCYNPERVKNFLKEAKLTDQLPLIIVCDRFDFVHDLVLYLYRNNLQKYIEIYVQKVNPSRIPAVVGGLLDVDCSEDVIKNLIMVVRGQFSTDELVAEVEKRNRLKLLLPWLESRIHEGCEEPATHNALAKIYIDSNNNPERFLRENPYYDSRVVGKYCEKRDPHLACVAYERGQCDLELIKVCNENSLFKSEARYLVRRKDPELWANVLEENNPFRRQLIDQVVQTALSETQDPEEVSVTVKAFMTADLPNELIELLEKIVLDNSVFSEHRNLQNLLILTAIKADRTRVMEYINRLDNYDAPDIANIAISNELYEEAFAIFRKFDVNTSAIQVLIEHIGNLDRAYEFAERCNEPAVWSQLARAQLQKDLVKEAIDSYIKADDPSAYMEVVQAANRNDNWEDLVKFLQMARKKARESYVETELIFALAKTNRLSELEEFISGPNNAHIQQVGDRCYEEGMYEAAKLLYNNVSNFARLASTLVHLGEYQAAVDSGRKANSTRTWKEVCFACVDGKEFRLAQICGLHIVIHADELEELISYYQDRGYFEELIALLEAALGLERAHMGMFTELAILYSKFKPQKMREHLELFWSRVNIPKVLRAAEQAHLWAELVFLYDKYEEYDNAIITMMNHPTDAWKEGQFKDIIAKVANVELYYKALQFYLDYKPLLINDLLLVLSPRLDHTRTVNFFSKVNQLLLVKPYLRSVQNHNNKGVNEALNNLLTEEEDYQGLRASIDAYDNFDNITLAQRLEKHELIEFRRIAAYLYKGNNRWKQSVELCKKDHLYKDAMQYAAESKDAELAEKLLQWFLEEGKQECFAACLFTCYDLLHPDVVLELAWRHNIMDFAMPYFIQVMREYLTKVDGLFYKASS; via the exons CTCCAAAATTTGGGCATTAACCCAGCAAACATTGGATTCAGCACCCTAACAATGGAATCTGACAAATTCATCTGCATCAGGGAGAAAGTGGGAGAGCAGGCGCAAGTAGTGATAATTGACATGAGCGACCCAACAACACCCATTAGACGTCCAATTTCTGCTGAAAGTGCCATCATGAATCCAGCCTCTAAAGTAATTGCGCTGAAAG CTGGGAAAACACTACAGATCTTTAACATTGAgatgaaaagtaaaatgaaagcCCACACCATGGCGGAGGAGGTGATCTTCTGGAAATGGATATCTGTGAATACAGTTGCCTTGGTAACAGAGACAGCAGTCTACCACTGGAGCATGGAGGGAGAATCTCAACCCCAAAAGATGTTTGACAGGCATGCTAGTCTTGCGGGCTGCCAGATCATCAATTACAGAACTGATGAACACCAAAAATGGCTGTTGCTGATAGGAATTTCAGCACAG caaAATCGTGTGGTTGGTGCAATGCAGCTGTACTCAGTTGATAGAAAAGTCTCCCAACCTATTGAGGGCCATGCAGCAGCTTTTGCAGAATTCAAAATAGAGGGAAATGCCAAACCTTCCAccctcttttgttttgctgtgaggAGTCCTGCAGGGGGCAAG CTTCACATAATTGAAGTGGGTCAGCCAGCTACTGGGAATCAGCCATTTGTTAAGAAAGCTGTTGATGTGTTTTTCCCACCTGAGGCACAGACAGACTTTCCTGTGGCAATGCAG ATTGGAATTAAGCATGGCGTTATCTACCTGATCACGAAGTATGGTTATATTCACATGTATGACTTGGAGTCTGGAGTTTGCATCTACATGAACCGTATTAGTGCTGACACTATTTTTGTCACAGCTTCTCATGAACCTACCTCAGGCATTATTGGTGTCAACAAAAAAGGACAG GTGCTTTCCGTATGTGTTGAGGAAGACAACATAGTGAACTACGCTACAAACGTTCTCCAGAATCCTGATCTGGGTCTGCGCATGGCTATACGTAGTAATCTAGCTGGCGCAGAGGAATTATTTGCCAGAAAGTTCAACACATTGTTTGCTCAAGGAAGCTATGCAGATGCTGCTAAAGTAGCTGCATCTGCACCAAAG GGAATTCTACGTACCAGTGATACAATCAGGAAGTTCCAGAGTGTACCAGCTCAGCCTGGGCAGGCTTCTCCCCTGCTCCAGTACTTTGGGATATTGCTTGACCAGGGACAGCTGAACAAGTTTGAGTCTCTAGAGCTCTGTCGCCCTGTTCTGCAGCAAGGCCGCAAGCAGCTTCTGGAGAAGTGGCTGAAGGAAGACAAG CTGGAGTGCTCAGAGGAGTTGGGAGACTTGGTGAAGACAGCTGACCCTACCCTTGCGCTCAGTGTCTATCTTCGTGCCAACGTGCCAAACAAAGTGATACAGTGCTTCGCTGAAACTGGTCAATTCCAGAAAATAGTGCTGTATGCTAAAAAG GTTGGCTATACCCCGGACTGGATCTTCTTGCTGAGAAGTGTGATGAGAATCAGCCCTGATCAAGGCCTGCAGTTCTCTCAGATGCTGGTACAGGATGAGGAGCCGCTGGCTAACATTAACCAG ATTGTGGATGTGTTCATGGAGAACAGTCTCATTCAGCAATGCACGTCCTTCCTGTTggatgctttgaaaaataaccGCCCTGCAGAAGGCCACCTTCAGACTCGGCTGCTGGAAATGAATTTAATTCATGCCCCACAG GTTGCAGATGCCATCCTTGGAAACCAAATGTTTACACACTATGATCGTGCTCATATTGCCCAGCTGTGTGAAAAGGCAGGCTTGCTCCAGCGAGCTTTGGAACACTACACCGATCTCTATGATATTAAACGTGCTGTTGTTCATACTCATCTTTTGAATCCTGAG TGGCTTGTGAATTTCTTTGGCTCTCTCTCTGTTGAAGACTCGGTGGAGTGCTTGCGTGCTATGCTGTCAGCCAACATTAGGCAAAATCTACAGCTTTGTGTGCAGGTTGCTTCGAAGTACCATGAACAGCTTGGCACCCAGTCTCTTGTGGAGCTTTTTGAATCTTTTAAAAGCTATGAAG GACTGTTCTATTTCTTGGGTTCCATTGTAAACTTCAGCCAGGATCCAGATGTTCACTTCAAGTACATCCAGGCAGCTTGCAAGACAGGTCAGAtaaaggaagtagaaagaatcTGTCGTGAAAGTAACTGCTATAACCCAGAACGGGTGAAGAACTTTCTGAAG GAGGCAAAGCTGACAGACCAACTTCCTCTGATCATTGTCTGTGATCGATTCGACTTTGTTCATGACCTGGTGCTCTACTTATATCGCAATAACCTGCAGAAGTATATAGAGATCTATGTACAGAAG GTGAATCCCAGCCGTATACCAGCAGTGGTTGGAGGGCTTCTTGATGTGGATTGTTCTGAAGATGTAATTAAGAACTTGATCATGGTGGTTAGAGGGCAGTTCTCAACAGATGAGTTGGTGgctgaagtggaaaaaagaaatcg gCTTAAGTTGCTGTTACCATGGCTCGAATCAAGGATTCATGAAGGCTGTGAAGAACCTGCAACTCATAATGCATTGGCCAAAATCTACATTGATAGTAATAATAATCCAGAGCGGTTCCTTCGCGAGAATCCTTACTATGACAGCCGTGTAGTTGGCAAATATTGTGAAAAGAGGGACCCTCATCTGGCCTGCGTTGCATATGAGAGGGGGCAATGTGATCTGGAACTCATAAAG GTCTGCAATGAGAACTCACTGTTTAAGAGTGAGGCTCGCTATCTAGTACGCAGGAAGGACCCTGAACTCTGGGCAAatgttttagaagaaaacaacccaTTCAGGCGGCAGCTTATTGACCAG GTGGTCCAAACAGCTTTATCAGAGACGCAGGATCCAGAGGAGGTTTCTGTCACTGTGAAAGCTTTCATGACTGCAGACCTGCCTAATGAATTAATTGAGTTATTGGAAAAAATTGTCTTGGATAATTCTGTATTCAGTGAACACAG GAATCTCCAGAATCTGCTGATCCTGACTGCCATCAAGGCTGACCGCACCCGCGTGATGGAGTACATTAATCGACTGGATAACTATGATGCCCCAGATATTGCAAACATTGCCATCAGTAATGAACTATATGAAGAAGCCTTTGCTATATTCAGAAAATTTGATGTTAATACTTCAGCAATCCAG GTACTGATTGAACACATTGGCAATTTAGACCGTGCTTATGAATTTGCAGAGAGATGTAATGAACCAGCAGTATGGAGCCAGCTAGCCAGAGCACAGCTGCAGAAGGACTTGGTGAAAGAAGCCATTGACTCCTACATAAAGGCAGATGATCCATCTGCCTACATGGAAGTTGTTCAAGCAGCTAATAGAAACG ATAACTGGGAGGACCTAGTCAAGTTCTTACAGATGGCCAGGAAGAAGGCTAGAGAGTCTTATGTAGAGACGGAACTTATTTTTGCCTTGGCAAAAACTAATCGTCTCTCAGAACTGGAGGAGTTTATTAGTGGCCCTAATAATGCCCATATACAGCAG GTTGGTGATCGCTGTTACGAAGAAGGGATGTATGAAGCAGCAAAACTACTCTATAACAACGTGTCTAACTTTGCTCGCCTGGCATCTACCTTGGTACACCTCGGAGAGTATCAGGCAGCAGTGGACAGTGGCCGCAAAGCCAACAGCACAAGGACTTGGAAGGAG GTATGCTTTGCGTGTGTGGATGGAAAAGAATTCCGCTTGGCACAGATATGTGGCTTACACATAGTCATTCATGCTGATGAACTTGAAGAGCTGATTAGTTACTATCAG GATCGTGGCTACTTTGAAGAACTGATTGCTCTTTTGGAAGCTGCTTTGGGTCTAGAGCGTGCTCACATGGGAATGTTTACTGAACTTGCCATCTTATACTCTAAATTCAAGCCTCAGAAAATGAGGGAACATCTGGAGCTCTTTTGGTCTCGAGTTAATATTCCAAAG GTGCTCAGAGCTGCAGAACAGGCTCATCTCTGGGCAGAACTCGTATTCCTTTATGACAAATATGAGGAGTATGACAATGCAATAATTACAATGATGAATCATCCCACCGATGCCTGGAAAGAAGGGCAGTTTAAAGACATAATTGCCAAG GTGGCCAATGTGGAGCTGTATTACAAAGCCTTGCAATTCTACTTGGACTACAAACCTCTGCTGATCAATGATCTTCTCCTTGTATTATCTCCACGACTGGATCATACAAGGACAGTCAATTTTTTCTCAAAG GTTAATCAGCTACTTCTAGTAAAGCCTTACTTGCGTTCAGTCCAGAACCACAACAACAAAGGAGTTAATGAAGCTCTAAATAACCTTTTAACAGAGGAGGAAGACTACCAG gGTTTGAGAGCTTCCATTGATGCCTATGACAACTTTGATAACATAACACTGGCTCAGCGTCTGGAAAAGCATGAACTAATTGAATTTAGGCGTATTGCAGCATACTTGTATAAGGGCAACAACCGCTGGAAACAGAGTGTGGAGCTATGCAAGAAAGACCATCTGTATAAG GATGCTATGCAGTATGCTGCAGAGTCCAAAGATGCAGAACTAGCTGAGAAGCTGCTTCAGTGGTTCCTGGAAGAAGGCAAGCAGGAGTGTTTTGCAGCCTGCCTTTTCACGTGTTATGACTTGCTGCACCCAGATGTAGTCCTTGAGTTGGCATGGAGGCATAACATCATGGACTTTGCAATGCCTTATTTCATCCAAGTGATGAGAGAGTACCTTACCAAA
- the CLTCL1 gene encoding clathrin heavy chain 2 isoform X1, producing the protein MAQILPIRFQEHFQLQNLGINPANIGFSTLTMESDKFICIREKVGEQAQVVIIDMSDPTTPIRRPISAESAIMNPASKVIALKAGKTLQIFNIEMKSKMKAHTMAEEVIFWKWISVNTVALVTETAVYHWSMEGESQPQKMFDRHASLAGCQIINYRTDEHQKWLLLIGISAQQNRVVGAMQLYSVDRKVSQPIEGHAAAFAEFKIEGNAKPSTLFCFAVRSPAGGKLHIIEVGQPATGNQPFVKKAVDVFFPPEAQTDFPVAMQIGIKHGVIYLITKYGYIHMYDLESGVCIYMNRISADTIFVTASHEPTSGIIGVNKKGQVLSVCVEEDNIVNYATNVLQNPDLGLRMAIRSNLAGAEELFARKFNTLFAQGSYADAAKVAASAPKGILRTSDTIRKFQSVPAQPGQASPLLQYFGILLDQGQLNKFESLELCRPVLQQGRKQLLEKWLKEDKLECSEELGDLVKTADPTLALSVYLRANVPNKVIQCFAETGQFQKIVLYAKKVGYTPDWIFLLRSVMRISPDQGLQFSQMLVQDEEPLANINQIVDVFMENSLIQQCTSFLLDALKNNRPAEGHLQTRLLEMNLIHAPQVADAILGNQMFTHYDRAHIAQLCEKAGLLQRALEHYTDLYDIKRAVVHTHLLNPEWLVNFFGSLSVEDSVECLRAMLSANIRQNLQLCVQVASKYHEQLGTQSLVELFESFKSYEGLFYFLGSIVNFSQDPDVHFKYIQAACKTGQIKEVERICRESNCYNPERVKNFLKEAKLTDQLPLIIVCDRFDFVHDLVLYLYRNNLQKYIEIYVQKVNPSRIPAVVGGLLDVDCSEDVIKNLIMVVRGQFSTDELVAEVEKRNRLKLLLPWLESRIHEGCEEPATHNALAKIYIDSNNNPERFLRENPYYDSRVVGKYCEKRDPHLACVAYERGQCDLELIKVCNENSLFKSEARYLVRRKDPELWANVLEENNPFRRQLIDQVVQTALSETQDPEEVSVTVKAFMTADLPNELIELLEKIVLDNSVFSEHRNLQNLLILTAIKADRTRVMEYINRLDNYDAPDIANIAISNELYEEAFAIFRKFDVNTSAIQVLIEHIGNLDRAYEFAERCNEPAVWSQLARAQLQKDLVKEAIDSYIKADDPSAYMEVVQAANRNDNWEDLVKFLQMARKKARESYVETELIFALAKTNRLSELEEFISGPNNAHIQQVGDRCYEEGMYEAAKLLYNNVSNFARLASTLVHLGEYQAAVDSGRKANSTRTWKEVCFACVDGKEFRLAQICGLHIVIHADELEELISYYQDRGYFEELIALLEAALGLERAHMGMFTELAILYSKFKPQKMREHLELFWSRVNIPKVLRAAEQAHLWAELVFLYDKYEEYDNAIITMMNHPTDAWKEGQFKDIIAKVANVELYYKALQFYLDYKPLLINDLLLVLSPRLDHTRTVNFFSKVNQLLLVKPYLRSVQNHNNKGVNEALNNLLTEEEDYQGLRASIDAYDNFDNITLAQRLEKHELIEFRRIAAYLYKGNNRWKQSVELCKKDHLYKDAMQYAAESKDAELAEKLLQWFLEEGKQECFAACLFTCYDLLHPDVVLELAWRHNIMDFAMPYFIQVMREYLTKVDGLFYKVDKLDASESLRKEEEQVTEPTPIVFGQQLMLTAGPSAVPPQANFPYGYSAPGFTQPPVYGFNM; encoded by the exons CTCCAAAATTTGGGCATTAACCCAGCAAACATTGGATTCAGCACCCTAACAATGGAATCTGACAAATTCATCTGCATCAGGGAGAAAGTGGGAGAGCAGGCGCAAGTAGTGATAATTGACATGAGCGACCCAACAACACCCATTAGACGTCCAATTTCTGCTGAAAGTGCCATCATGAATCCAGCCTCTAAAGTAATTGCGCTGAAAG CTGGGAAAACACTACAGATCTTTAACATTGAgatgaaaagtaaaatgaaagcCCACACCATGGCGGAGGAGGTGATCTTCTGGAAATGGATATCTGTGAATACAGTTGCCTTGGTAACAGAGACAGCAGTCTACCACTGGAGCATGGAGGGAGAATCTCAACCCCAAAAGATGTTTGACAGGCATGCTAGTCTTGCGGGCTGCCAGATCATCAATTACAGAACTGATGAACACCAAAAATGGCTGTTGCTGATAGGAATTTCAGCACAG caaAATCGTGTGGTTGGTGCAATGCAGCTGTACTCAGTTGATAGAAAAGTCTCCCAACCTATTGAGGGCCATGCAGCAGCTTTTGCAGAATTCAAAATAGAGGGAAATGCCAAACCTTCCAccctcttttgttttgctgtgaggAGTCCTGCAGGGGGCAAG CTTCACATAATTGAAGTGGGTCAGCCAGCTACTGGGAATCAGCCATTTGTTAAGAAAGCTGTTGATGTGTTTTTCCCACCTGAGGCACAGACAGACTTTCCTGTGGCAATGCAG ATTGGAATTAAGCATGGCGTTATCTACCTGATCACGAAGTATGGTTATATTCACATGTATGACTTGGAGTCTGGAGTTTGCATCTACATGAACCGTATTAGTGCTGACACTATTTTTGTCACAGCTTCTCATGAACCTACCTCAGGCATTATTGGTGTCAACAAAAAAGGACAG GTGCTTTCCGTATGTGTTGAGGAAGACAACATAGTGAACTACGCTACAAACGTTCTCCAGAATCCTGATCTGGGTCTGCGCATGGCTATACGTAGTAATCTAGCTGGCGCAGAGGAATTATTTGCCAGAAAGTTCAACACATTGTTTGCTCAAGGAAGCTATGCAGATGCTGCTAAAGTAGCTGCATCTGCACCAAAG GGAATTCTACGTACCAGTGATACAATCAGGAAGTTCCAGAGTGTACCAGCTCAGCCTGGGCAGGCTTCTCCCCTGCTCCAGTACTTTGGGATATTGCTTGACCAGGGACAGCTGAACAAGTTTGAGTCTCTAGAGCTCTGTCGCCCTGTTCTGCAGCAAGGCCGCAAGCAGCTTCTGGAGAAGTGGCTGAAGGAAGACAAG CTGGAGTGCTCAGAGGAGTTGGGAGACTTGGTGAAGACAGCTGACCCTACCCTTGCGCTCAGTGTCTATCTTCGTGCCAACGTGCCAAACAAAGTGATACAGTGCTTCGCTGAAACTGGTCAATTCCAGAAAATAGTGCTGTATGCTAAAAAG GTTGGCTATACCCCGGACTGGATCTTCTTGCTGAGAAGTGTGATGAGAATCAGCCCTGATCAAGGCCTGCAGTTCTCTCAGATGCTGGTACAGGATGAGGAGCCGCTGGCTAACATTAACCAG ATTGTGGATGTGTTCATGGAGAACAGTCTCATTCAGCAATGCACGTCCTTCCTGTTggatgctttgaaaaataaccGCCCTGCAGAAGGCCACCTTCAGACTCGGCTGCTGGAAATGAATTTAATTCATGCCCCACAG GTTGCAGATGCCATCCTTGGAAACCAAATGTTTACACACTATGATCGTGCTCATATTGCCCAGCTGTGTGAAAAGGCAGGCTTGCTCCAGCGAGCTTTGGAACACTACACCGATCTCTATGATATTAAACGTGCTGTTGTTCATACTCATCTTTTGAATCCTGAG TGGCTTGTGAATTTCTTTGGCTCTCTCTCTGTTGAAGACTCGGTGGAGTGCTTGCGTGCTATGCTGTCAGCCAACATTAGGCAAAATCTACAGCTTTGTGTGCAGGTTGCTTCGAAGTACCATGAACAGCTTGGCACCCAGTCTCTTGTGGAGCTTTTTGAATCTTTTAAAAGCTATGAAG GACTGTTCTATTTCTTGGGTTCCATTGTAAACTTCAGCCAGGATCCAGATGTTCACTTCAAGTACATCCAGGCAGCTTGCAAGACAGGTCAGAtaaaggaagtagaaagaatcTGTCGTGAAAGTAACTGCTATAACCCAGAACGGGTGAAGAACTTTCTGAAG GAGGCAAAGCTGACAGACCAACTTCCTCTGATCATTGTCTGTGATCGATTCGACTTTGTTCATGACCTGGTGCTCTACTTATATCGCAATAACCTGCAGAAGTATATAGAGATCTATGTACAGAAG GTGAATCCCAGCCGTATACCAGCAGTGGTTGGAGGGCTTCTTGATGTGGATTGTTCTGAAGATGTAATTAAGAACTTGATCATGGTGGTTAGAGGGCAGTTCTCAACAGATGAGTTGGTGgctgaagtggaaaaaagaaatcg gCTTAAGTTGCTGTTACCATGGCTCGAATCAAGGATTCATGAAGGCTGTGAAGAACCTGCAACTCATAATGCATTGGCCAAAATCTACATTGATAGTAATAATAATCCAGAGCGGTTCCTTCGCGAGAATCCTTACTATGACAGCCGTGTAGTTGGCAAATATTGTGAAAAGAGGGACCCTCATCTGGCCTGCGTTGCATATGAGAGGGGGCAATGTGATCTGGAACTCATAAAG GTCTGCAATGAGAACTCACTGTTTAAGAGTGAGGCTCGCTATCTAGTACGCAGGAAGGACCCTGAACTCTGGGCAAatgttttagaagaaaacaacccaTTCAGGCGGCAGCTTATTGACCAG GTGGTCCAAACAGCTTTATCAGAGACGCAGGATCCAGAGGAGGTTTCTGTCACTGTGAAAGCTTTCATGACTGCAGACCTGCCTAATGAATTAATTGAGTTATTGGAAAAAATTGTCTTGGATAATTCTGTATTCAGTGAACACAG GAATCTCCAGAATCTGCTGATCCTGACTGCCATCAAGGCTGACCGCACCCGCGTGATGGAGTACATTAATCGACTGGATAACTATGATGCCCCAGATATTGCAAACATTGCCATCAGTAATGAACTATATGAAGAAGCCTTTGCTATATTCAGAAAATTTGATGTTAATACTTCAGCAATCCAG GTACTGATTGAACACATTGGCAATTTAGACCGTGCTTATGAATTTGCAGAGAGATGTAATGAACCAGCAGTATGGAGCCAGCTAGCCAGAGCACAGCTGCAGAAGGACTTGGTGAAAGAAGCCATTGACTCCTACATAAAGGCAGATGATCCATCTGCCTACATGGAAGTTGTTCAAGCAGCTAATAGAAACG ATAACTGGGAGGACCTAGTCAAGTTCTTACAGATGGCCAGGAAGAAGGCTAGAGAGTCTTATGTAGAGACGGAACTTATTTTTGCCTTGGCAAAAACTAATCGTCTCTCAGAACTGGAGGAGTTTATTAGTGGCCCTAATAATGCCCATATACAGCAG GTTGGTGATCGCTGTTACGAAGAAGGGATGTATGAAGCAGCAAAACTACTCTATAACAACGTGTCTAACTTTGCTCGCCTGGCATCTACCTTGGTACACCTCGGAGAGTATCAGGCAGCAGTGGACAGTGGCCGCAAAGCCAACAGCACAAGGACTTGGAAGGAG GTATGCTTTGCGTGTGTGGATGGAAAAGAATTCCGCTTGGCACAGATATGTGGCTTACACATAGTCATTCATGCTGATGAACTTGAAGAGCTGATTAGTTACTATCAG GATCGTGGCTACTTTGAAGAACTGATTGCTCTTTTGGAAGCTGCTTTGGGTCTAGAGCGTGCTCACATGGGAATGTTTACTGAACTTGCCATCTTATACTCTAAATTCAAGCCTCAGAAAATGAGGGAACATCTGGAGCTCTTTTGGTCTCGAGTTAATATTCCAAAG GTGCTCAGAGCTGCAGAACAGGCTCATCTCTGGGCAGAACTCGTATTCCTTTATGACAAATATGAGGAGTATGACAATGCAATAATTACAATGATGAATCATCCCACCGATGCCTGGAAAGAAGGGCAGTTTAAAGACATAATTGCCAAG GTGGCCAATGTGGAGCTGTATTACAAAGCCTTGCAATTCTACTTGGACTACAAACCTCTGCTGATCAATGATCTTCTCCTTGTATTATCTCCACGACTGGATCATACAAGGACAGTCAATTTTTTCTCAAAG GTTAATCAGCTACTTCTAGTAAAGCCTTACTTGCGTTCAGTCCAGAACCACAACAACAAAGGAGTTAATGAAGCTCTAAATAACCTTTTAACAGAGGAGGAAGACTACCAG gGTTTGAGAGCTTCCATTGATGCCTATGACAACTTTGATAACATAACACTGGCTCAGCGTCTGGAAAAGCATGAACTAATTGAATTTAGGCGTATTGCAGCATACTTGTATAAGGGCAACAACCGCTGGAAACAGAGTGTGGAGCTATGCAAGAAAGACCATCTGTATAAG GATGCTATGCAGTATGCTGCAGAGTCCAAAGATGCAGAACTAGCTGAGAAGCTGCTTCAGTGGTTCCTGGAAGAAGGCAAGCAGGAGTGTTTTGCAGCCTGCCTTTTCACGTGTTATGACTTGCTGCACCCAGATGTAGTCCTTGAGTTGGCATGGAGGCATAACATCATGGACTTTGCAATGCCTTATTTCATCCAAGTGATGAGAGAGTACCTTACCAAA